In Mixophyes fleayi isolate aMixFle1 chromosome 4, aMixFle1.hap1, whole genome shotgun sequence, the following proteins share a genomic window:
- the LOC142150711 gene encoding uncharacterized protein LOC142150711 has translation MDQHRLHVKQVLSKLRQYQLFTKLEKCEFEVQKVSLLEYIISSDGFLMDPSKVQAVLEWVRPTNLKAIQRFLGFANYYRRFIHSFSDHVAPLTALTHKGADATNWSSDAITSFEALKSAFASALVLRHPNP, from the coding sequence ATGGACCAACACCGCCTTCATGTGAAACAGGTCCTCTCTAAACTTCGGCAGTATCAACTCTTCACCAAGCTggagaagtgtgaatttgagGTCCAGAAGGTCTCATTGTTAGAGTATATTATCTCCTCAGATGGGTTCTTAATGGACCCTAGCAAGGTCCAAGCAGTCTTAGAATGGGTGCGcccaaccaatctgaaggccATTCAAAGATTCCTGGGCTTCGCGAATTATTACCGGAGGTTTATCCATTCCTTCTCTGACCATGTAGCTCCTCTTACTGCCCTAACCCATAAAGGGGCTGATGCTACTAATTGGTCCTCTGATGCAATTACTTCTTTTGAAGCCCTGAAGTCAGCTTTTGCTTCTGCTCTGGTTCTAAGACACCCTAATCCTTAA